Proteins found in one Plasmodium knowlesi strain H genome assembly, chromosome: 12 genomic segment:
- a CDS encoding phosphatidylinositol transfer protein, putative: protein MKLIEFRLAMPLSMEEYNICHRHLLAKVTEEDTTNTINGVGKNNRMDVRKVVLFKKGTVHDENGKPVDYTFKRLNLVNKIPKWIQNFVDPKYCLVDEKSWSVDLNSKVLYEAKGFPKACVKIESTCHIGHNTEDNVFNLSDELLAQRKVVLIDIVNDKIPPGEYRTEEDPTIFYSEKAQRGRLEENWIENSKVIITCYKLFSIDIPYFGVLCSRFENWIVNIIKNSLLKYHRRALCQIDEWYNLTEKGIHMFEADLQEQLENFWKEVGLDVENDSTLAVQYMAKQQPRVASDQYVNNCGNGDDKLMDDGSRDSIKNGSSDGDSTYASSSQISKDNMNFPSIETGSLSGLNMSSPDLTENLDEKSATKGKGMKKKKKKKKKKNGCEEEEGENDNSTGKKNAKSGEKKKKKKKKEGQVEEKVKEDFDPFGSEGNHVAGGEHNTKVAGVDISTEAGEGSETSDSSRLNVNEEPYEHEEEPTGDFKLGEDDGSEEVVEEGHEKMEKTKSSKSSNGKWLKDDIMQEESVKLLTSTTEVGLTEAGEEAEKNRMPATPGVTKMRGRMLREVNKIDEDMLITENEEEAGEADDSDTMAEKNLSKDVLEMGAETKANLTSAYKSGDQADDEYTTYEHTVNEGEENPWKLHYIFVTKNKMSSTEGGIMNPFSTEKGLKNMNVQRIEKFKGGDDLLMLNPITKRMKMINYENEIWMREAMIDTSNNGEGVNDMFFSRRDKYLWEERGTGHLFTPTDMKNFYADQGGGRLEWVFSSRQSVSYKGGDGILNSYNAVNSVTEDSQMINNFAQHMESIHNYNTDDMSRKDSNTSLALFYVMALVFFVYSSMSIHKRFKSLFYFLLSALMCVCAFLYYEYWNHSWFYQGNVYKFSMSSPPGSINSVTSFLDVQKKQNSQEEFYKNFYNTLSELNKSTVNVNFASKSLNGQFQSTILNNIHDIFLRENVKYSHCADNL from the coding sequence ATGAAGCTAATCGAGTTCAGACTGGCCATGCCTCTGTCCATGGAGGAGTACAATATCTGCCATCGGCACCTACTAGCAAAAGTGACAGAGGAGGATACAACAAATACGATCAATggagtgggaaaaaataacagaatGGATGTAAGAAAAGTAgtattatttaaaaagggtACGGTGCATGATGAAAATGGGAAGCCAGTAGATTACACATTCAAAAGATTGAACCTTGTGAACAAAATCCCAAAATGgatacaaaattttgtagACCCCAAATATTGTCTTGTAGATGAGAAATCTTGGAGCGTTGATCTCAATTCAAAGGTTCTGTATGAAGCGAAGGGATTCCCTAAGGCATGTGTGAAGATAGAATCAACGTGTCACATAGGGCACAACACAGAGGATAATGTGTTTAACCTTTCCGATGAGTTACTGGCACAGAGGAAAGTTGTGCTGATCGATATAGTGAACGATAAGATACCCCCTGGAGAATACAGGACTGAGGAAGATCCAACAATTTTCTATAGTGAAAAAGCCCAAAGAGGAAGGCTAGAAGAAAATTGGATTGAAAATAGCAAAGTGATTATAACATGCTATAAGCTCTTCAGTATAGATATACCGTACTTTGGAGTTCTGTGCTCGAGATTCGAAAACTGGATCGTGAATATTATTAAGAACAGCCTCCTGAAATATCATCGTAGGGCATTATGTCAGATTGATGAATGGTATAACTTAACCGAAAAAGGGATCCATATGTTCGAAGCAGACTTACAGGAGCAGTTGGAGAATTTCTGGAAAGAAGTTGGACTTGATGTAGAAAATGATTCGACGCTAGCTGTGCAGTATATGGCCAAACAACAACCTCGTGTTGCTTCTGATCAATATGTTAATAATTGTGGCAATGGGGATGACAAACTAATGGATGACGGGTCTCGCGATTCTATAAAGAACGGTTCTTCTGATGGAGACTCTACctatgcttcttcttctcaaaTAAGTAAGGATAATATGAATTTTCCTAGCATCGAAACTGGAAGCCTTTCCGGTTTAAACATGAGCTCACCTGATTTAACGGAAAATTTGGACGAGAAATCAGCGACGAAAGGCAAAGgcatgaagaagaagaaaaaaaaaaaaaaaaaaaaaaatggatgcgaagaggaggaaggagaaaacgaTAATAGTACAGGTAAGAAGAACGCAAAGtcgggagaaaaaaaaaaaaaaaaaaaaaaaaaagagggacaagtggaagaaaaagtaaaggaagatTTTGATCCATTTGGAAGCGAAGGTAACCATGTAGCAGGAGGAGAACATAATACTAAAGTCGCAGGTGTTGATATATCAACCGAAGCTGGAGAAGGATCGGAGACAAGCGATTCGAGTAGGTTGAATGTGAACGAGGAACCATACGAACACGAAGAAGAACCCACTGGAGACTTCAAATTAGGAGAAGACGACGGCAGCGAAGAAGTGGTAGAGGAAGGACatgagaaaatggaaaagacaaAGAGTAGCAAATcatcaaatggaaaatggtTAAAGGATGATATCATGCAGGAGGAATCTGTTAAGTTGTTAACCTCAACTACAGAAGTAGGCTTGACGGAGGCAGGAGAAGAAGCAGAGAAAAATAGAATGCCCGCTACACCTGGTGTTACCAAAATGAGGGGGCGAATGTTAAGAGAAGTCAATAAAATAGACGAGGATATGCTCATAACGGAGAATGAGGAGGAAGCAGGAGAAGCAGACGACAGTGATACCATGGCGGAGAAAAACTTAAGCAAGGATGTGCTCGAAATGGGAGCAGAAACCAAAGCTAATCTGACATCTGCATATAAGAGTGGTGACCAGGCGGATGATGAGTATACAACGTATGAACACACAGTAAACGAAGGAGAGGAGAACCCGTGGAAGTTACACTACATCTTCGTAACgaagaataaaatgagcTCTACCGAGGGTGGAATCATGAATCCTTTCTCAACAGAAAAGGgcttgaaaaatatgaatgtgCAGAGGATCGAAAAATTTAAAGGAGGGGATGACCtacttatgcttaaccccatcaccaaaagaatgaaaatgataaattatgaaaatgaaatatgGATGAGGGAGGCCATGATTGATACTTCGAATAATGGGGAAGGAGTGAATGACATGTTTTTCTCACGCAGGGACAAATACCTTTGGGAGGAAAGAGGAACTGGTCATCTGTTCACCCCAACGGATATGAAAAATTTCTACGCAGACCAAGGGGGCGGAAGACTAGAGTGGGTATTTTCGAGCAGACAATCAGTTTCATATAAGGGTGGAGATGGCATTTTGAACTCCTATAACGCGGTTAACAGTGTGACGGAAGACAGCCAAATGATAAACAATTTCGCACAACACATGGAGAGTATACATAACTACAATACAGATGACATGTCACGCAAAGATAGCAACACATCCCTTgcccttttttatgttatgGCGTTGGTGTTTTTTGTGTATTCCTCCATGTCAATTCATAAACGTTTTAAAtcccttttttacttcctcttgTCTGCTCTCATGTGCGTATGTGCATTCTTGTATTATGAGTACTGGAACCACTCTTGGTTCTACCAAGGCAATGTTTACAAGTTCTCCATGAGCAGCCCCCCTGGGAGCATCAACTCAGTCACATCATTCCTAGATGTtcagaagaagcaaaattcCCAAGAGGAGTTTTACAAGAATTTTTACAATACCCTTAGCGAGCTGAACAAGTCGACAGTGAACGTGAACTTTGCATCGAAATCCCTCAATGGACAGTTTCAAAGCACAATTTTGAACAACATCcatgatatttttcttcgtgAAAATGTGAAGTATTCTCACTGTGCGGACAACTTAtag